Proteins from one Malaya genurostris strain Urasoe2022 chromosome 2, Malgen_1.1, whole genome shotgun sequence genomic window:
- the LOC131432056 gene encoding ATP-sensitive inward rectifier potassium channel 12-like codes for MYTNRSKNVTLPRIHIDKGSFNRDQTNIDESSNLLLLGSPQSEKLSPSVYTPLTSVARSSPGLAGLGSLTPRSPSRRTGAYRPSVFAHRLHRRAVFKNGYCNVAPIKGSRKHLRFLQDMFTTLVDARWRYTLMVFALGFVISWQFFALLYWFVSYSHGDLDEQHLPQNQDTNGWKPCIAGVYSFASCFLFSLETQHTIGYGSRATTEECPEAIFVMTLQSVHGVMIQALLAGIIFAKMTRPKNRSQTLLFSKQAVISMRDGELCLMFRVGDMRKSHIIGASIRAQLIRGKMTREGELMAQYQIELEVGVDGCGSDMFFIWPQIVVHRINADSPLYGLSALELLQEKFEIVVILEGTIESTGQTTQARSSYLSSEILWGYRFEPILFYNKQRQTYEINLDKFDEPVPVETPSCSAKEMLEGANYCSHENLVDKQCFEYGSLVEKLHHFQVEDEKSHQQPTVDGSVFRLQQHETAEVKDVTGNGTVYSKEPLGGRRSASAGWLKRCSSNNNENDETVSGVEKVSIC; via the exons ATGTACACTAATCGAAGCAAGAATGTGACTTTGCCGCGTATCCACATCGATAAGGGCTCCTTCAATCGGGATCAGACCAACATCGACGAAAGTAGTAATTTACTGCTGCTTGGAAGTCCTCAGTCGGAGAAACTATCGCCGTCGGTTTACACCCCACTGACATCGGTCGCCCGGAGCAGCCCCGGACTGGCGGGACTTGGTTCCCTCACACCACGGTCACCAAGCAGAAG AACCGGTGCCTACCGACCGAGCGTGTTCGCCCACCGTCTGCACCGGAGGGCAGTGTTTAAAAATGGCTACTGCAATGTTGCCCCGATCAAGGGTTCCCGGAAGCACCTCCGTTTCCTGCAGGACATGTTCACGACGCTGGTGGACGCACGATGGCGCTACACGTTGATGGTTTTCGCGCTTGGATTCGTCATTTCGTGGCAGTTTTTTGCCCTGCTCTACTGGTTCGTTTCATACTCGCACGGAGATCTGGACGAGCAACATTTGCCGCAGAATCAAG ataCGAACGGTTGGAAGCCCTGCATCGCCGGTGTCTACAGTTTTGCATCCTGTTTCCTGTTTTCGCTTGAAACTCAGCACACCATCGGGTACGGATCTCGAGCTACCACCGAGGAATGTCCGGAAGCCATATTCGTGATGACACTGCAGTCGGTGCACGGAGTGATGATACAGGCTCTGCTAGCCGGAATTATCTTTGCGAAAATGACTCGACCGAAGAACCGGTCTCAGACACTGCTCTTCTCGAAGCAGGCCGTAATTTCGATGCGCGATGGTGAACTCTGTCTGATGTTCCGGGTCGGAGATATGCGCAAGAGTCACATCATCGGTGCCAGCATCCGGGCTCAGCTGATCCGAGGGAAAATGACTCGCGAAGGGGAACTGATGGCCCAGTATCAGATCGAGTTGGAAGTCGGAGTGGATGGTTGCGGATCGGATATGTTTTTCATATGGCCTCAAATCGTGGTCCATCGAATCAATGCCGATTCGCCTCTGTACGGGTTAAGTGCTTTGGAACTGTTgcaggaaaaattcgaaatcGTCGTCATTTTGGAGGGAACTATCGAATCCACCGGTCAGACAACCCAAGCCCGATCCAGCTATTTGAGTAGTGAAATTTTGTGGGGCTATCGATTCGAACCCATTCTGTTCTACAACAAACAACGGCAAACGTACGAAATCAATTTGGATAAATTTGACGAACCGGTTCCGGTGGAAACTCCCAGCTGTTCAGCCAAAGAAATGTTAGAAGGAGCCAACTACTGCAGCCATG AAAACCTCGTCGACAAGCAATGCTTCGAATATGGCAGTTTGGTGGAAAAATTGCATCACTTTCAGGTGGAAGATGAAAAAAGTCATCAGCAGCCGACAGTCGATGGGTCCGTTTTTAGACTGCAACAGCACGAAACGGCCGAGGTCAAAGATGTCACCGGAAATGGCACCGTCTATTCAAAGGAACCGCTCGGAGGTCGCCGATCAGCTTCCGCAGGTTGGCTAAAACgttgcagcagcaacaacaatgaAAACGATGAAACCGTCAGCGGAGTGGAGAAAGTTTCGATTTGCTGA